In Candidatus Contubernalis alkalaceticus, the following proteins share a genomic window:
- a CDS encoding thiamine pyrophosphate-dependent enzyme has product MKIKELPSTEYIIPGTGACAGCPLTTGLRIIGKALGENAIGFLTPSCAVASMGLTPQTCYTFSALNICFASAGASAGGAAMALDALYRKGKLKGEKPVVFNWVGDGGTYDIGFQGLSASAERNDDFLHFCYNNEAYSNTGNQRSGATPQYALTTTSPLGKEMGQKNVPLIMLEHRPPYVATASLAYPMDLYRKVEKARKITGFRYIEIHMPCCTSWRFPPADTIRMSKLAVKTGSWLLWEGEYGKLTLNGVTASLAEGKRKPSPVESYLKPQGRFSTLFKSSEKEQQLAQIEANIGRELEFMVGRAKL; this is encoded by the coding sequence ATGAAAATAAAAGAACTACCTTCAACTGAGTATATTATCCCCGGCACCGGTGCTTGTGCCGGCTGTCCATTAACTACCGGCCTGCGTATTATTGGTAAAGCCTTAGGAGAAAATGCTATAGGTTTTTTAACTCCCTCCTGTGCCGTGGCCAGTATGGGGTTAACTCCCCAAACCTGTTATACTTTTTCAGCTTTAAATATCTGTTTTGCTTCTGCCGGTGCCTCTGCAGGGGGGGCGGCCATGGCTTTGGACGCTCTTTACCGAAAAGGGAAATTGAAAGGGGAAAAGCCTGTTGTGTTTAACTGGGTTGGGGATGGCGGCACGTACGATATAGGTTTTCAGGGTTTGTCCGCCTCAGCAGAACGAAATGACGATTTTCTCCACTTTTGTTACAATAATGAGGCTTACTCCAACACCGGAAATCAGCGCAGTGGGGCTACCCCTCAGTATGCGCTGACCACCACCTCCCCCCTGGGAAAAGAGATGGGGCAAAAGAATGTGCCCTTAATTATGTTGGAGCATCGACCTCCCTATGTGGCCACAGCCTCTCTGGCTTATCCAATGGATCTGTACCGTAAAGTGGAGAAAGCGAGAAAAATAACTGGTTTCAGGTATATCGAAATTCATATGCCCTGCTGCACTAGCTGGAGGTTTCCACCTGCTGATACTATCAGGATGAGTAAACTGGCGGTAAAGACGGGCTCCTGGTTGTTATGGGAAGGGGAATACGGTAAACTTACATTAAATGGTGTGACAGCTTCCTTAGCCGAAGGTAAGAGAAAACCCTCCCCGGTAGAAAGCTATCTTAAACCACAGGGTAGATTTTCAACCTTGTTTAAGAGTTCCGAAAAAGAACAGCAGTTAGCCCAAATTGAGGCTAACATTGGCAGGGAATTAGAGTTTATGGTGGGAAGAGCAAAGTTATAG
- a CDS encoding MutS family DNA mismatch repair protein: protein MKKNIGKVYSRKQQNYQNELNRTRKKSGKISTMRLTSFLLASSFLGYGYYGPYDALMYFALPFLAAFIFFIVQHGGVKQHIDYLEKLIYINKMAIERLDGKWTSFPEDGVEYTDPGHPYSTDLNLFGQGSLFQHINSTSSFRGEKTLVEHLSSPRKFEEIRPRQQAVLDLASRLDFRQHFQAAGMDTFFKQQDPEEIAVWVEKGPFWSNRPEKSAVLFLPFFTFLLFGLAAVELIPFWPALIMLTLQVGIALVGEKEAQQNFKNTDIAVRRIARYVDLMRRIEQENFKASFLKDLKKKLFPGELGASYHIKTLVDIADRNNLRFSSPLIYYPLNIFVFWDLRTLKKLEGWRKNWGISIRGWFDAVGEIEALSSLAGLYHDHPHWIFPMVKNAPPAFQARNLAHPLIPSEERVENDLTLPRPGTIFVITGSNMSGKSTLLRTIGINLVLAYAGAPVCASEMTCSLMQIYSKMQIHDNLEERVSTFYAELKRMKMIIDAAQKKEPLIFLLDEIFRGTNSRDRIKATRTVTRQLYILNTVGLITTHDLELGAMEKEYPGFIKNYHFTDEIYDGRIHFDYKIKSGISQTANAVTLMKMVGIQVEEEKD, encoded by the coding sequence TTGAAGAAGAATATTGGTAAAGTTTACTCCCGCAAACAGCAAAATTATCAAAATGAACTGAACCGAACACGAAAAAAGAGTGGAAAAATCTCCACCATGCGCCTTACGTCTTTTCTCCTGGCCTCAAGTTTTTTGGGTTACGGTTATTATGGCCCATATGATGCTCTTATGTACTTTGCCCTGCCTTTTTTAGCGGCCTTTATTTTTTTCATTGTTCAACACGGTGGGGTAAAGCAGCACATTGATTATTTAGAAAAACTAATCTATATAAACAAAATGGCCATTGAGCGTTTAGATGGAAAGTGGACTTCTTTCCCCGAGGATGGCGTTGAATACACGGACCCCGGACACCCTTACTCAACAGACCTAAATCTTTTTGGCCAGGGCTCATTGTTTCAGCACATAAATTCCACCAGTTCCTTTCGAGGAGAAAAGACCCTGGTGGAGCATTTGAGCAGCCCAAGGAAATTTGAAGAAATTAGGCCTCGTCAGCAGGCTGTATTAGACCTGGCTTCCCGGTTAGATTTCAGACAGCATTTTCAGGCAGCAGGAATGGACACTTTTTTTAAACAGCAGGACCCGGAGGAGATAGCAGTCTGGGTGGAAAAGGGGCCCTTTTGGAGCAATCGTCCAGAAAAAAGTGCAGTTCTTTTTCTGCCTTTCTTTACTTTTTTGTTATTCGGCCTGGCTGCAGTGGAACTGATCCCCTTCTGGCCGGCGCTGATCATGCTGACCCTACAGGTTGGGATAGCCCTGGTGGGTGAAAAAGAAGCCCAACAAAATTTTAAAAACACAGACATTGCGGTCCGGAGGATTGCCCGTTATGTAGATCTGATGCGAAGGATTGAACAGGAAAATTTTAAAGCATCTTTTCTAAAAGATCTAAAAAAGAAGCTTTTTCCCGGAGAACTAGGGGCTTCTTATCATATCAAAACTCTGGTGGATATTGCTGATCGAAATAACCTGCGCTTCAGCAGCCCTTTAATCTACTATCCCCTGAACATTTTTGTATTCTGGGACTTGAGAACCCTTAAAAAATTGGAAGGATGGAGAAAAAACTGGGGTATTTCCATTAGAGGATGGTTTGATGCCGTAGGAGAAATTGAAGCACTTTCCAGCCTGGCAGGCCTTTACCACGATCACCCCCACTGGATTTTTCCTATGGTTAAAAATGCTCCTCCGGCTTTTCAAGCCAGAAACCTGGCGCATCCATTAATTCCATCTGAAGAACGGGTAGAAAATGACCTCACACTGCCCCGCCCAGGAACAATATTTGTTATCACCGGGTCCAACATGTCCGGAAAAAGCACCCTGCTTCGAACCATAGGCATTAACCTGGTTTTAGCTTATGCCGGTGCCCCCGTTTGTGCATCAGAAATGACCTGCTCTCTGATGCAGATCTATTCCAAGATGCAGATTCACGATAACCTGGAGGAGCGGGTATCTACATTTTACGCTGAGCTAAAACGCATGAAAATGATTATCGATGCAGCTCAGAAAAAAGAACCGCTGATTTTTCTGCTGGATGAAATATTTAGAGGCACCAACTCCCGGGACCGAATTAAAGCTACCCGTACCGTAACCAGGCAGCTCTATATTTTAAATACTGTGGGACTCATAACCACCCATGACCTGGAACTGGGGGCAATGGAGAAAGAATATCCGGGGTTCATTAAAAATTACCACTTTACTGATGAAATATATGACGGCCGCATTCATTTCGACTACAAAATAAAGTCCGGCATTTCCCAAACGGCCAATGCGGTCACCCTGATGAAAATGGTGGGAATCCAGGTGGAAGAGGAAAAAGATTAA
- a CDS encoding SNF2 helicase associated domain-containing protein, producing the protein MLTLTEGVIKSLCYNNNTFFRGKNYYDSGYLKELFYNPEEKSFTALVRGKRSDYSVYVLFDPDGHFLDADCECIAYYNYPGNCKHITAVLLQILNNQDTYLSPELKDKGIVDFIFNYFKDRDSIQGRKELTLEYEYIYQQIESRYQDIFVSSLQLKVGENRSYKVKYISEFLKAVKEKTSIKFGKLFTYDPYVHTFKKEDTPIIDLLLEILDIDQVTAYTSYNSAGRNIIAGSKMYLPQSYAKRVLGNLINRTLKVTIFNQSFDNVKVLNEPLPLNFNLRKAEEGLLLELDNKKNLISLTTDGTFFLFDEKIYTLTQEQSSSFLPFYSGYIQNSGKPILVPMEYRERFASESISRIRKFGNILIEKELEADLHQEPLQVKVFLDMKGKDITARLDYVYGSRVINPLKEEPNNSDREILIREIEKEKKVMSSFNKAGFDMREHMFCLDGENDKKVYDFVYHALPEIQKDSSIFYSETFKRLKVKNNTRFKGRMGINNSFNLLEFEFQLEGIDQGELPDIYSSLQEKKTFHRLKDGSFLPLESEDLDKMAEVFQGLQLKKSDLKKETITLPKHQALYLNHFEQEGKLTLFKKDQDYKELIRSIKDPGHLDFKLPGPLDNVLRDYQKTGFQWLKTLAVHGFGGILADDMGLGKTLQALAFICSETIAKHDPVLIIAPTSLIFNWEAEINKFTPELKAAVISGNKKERIEGLKQAEKYQVIITSYPLIRRDIDSYKEMKFSYCILDEAQNIKNPNSQTARSTKLIPAENFLALTGTPMENSLTELWSIFDCILPGYLYSYPRFMKRYAAIAEQNESHPFGEELSRRVQPFILRRLKKDVLKELPPKIERQMISELTKEQKKLYLVYLEKIRSQAASELKNHGFEKSRIKILAGLTRLRQIYCHPSLFLDNYKGDSGKLIQLKDLLKEVNGSGHRVLLFSQFTSMLKIIQKVLDKENYSYFYLDGSVKSGERMRMVEEFNKGQTDIFLISLKAGGTGLNLTGADTVILYDLWWNPAVEDQAADRAHRIGQKNVVQVMRMLSMGTIEEKIFQLQQKKKELIDKVIQPGETFLSALSEQEIKGLLGL; encoded by the coding sequence ATGCTTACATTAACCGAAGGAGTAATAAAAAGTCTATGTTACAATAATAACACCTTCTTTAGAGGGAAAAATTATTACGATTCAGGTTATTTAAAAGAATTATTCTATAATCCAGAAGAAAAATCATTCACTGCCCTGGTCAGGGGAAAAAGAAGTGATTACAGTGTATATGTCTTATTTGATCCTGACGGTCATTTCCTGGATGCTGATTGTGAATGTATCGCCTACTATAATTACCCGGGAAACTGTAAACATATAACGGCCGTTTTGCTGCAGATTTTGAATAACCAGGATACTTATCTTAGCCCGGAATTAAAGGACAAAGGAATAGTAGACTTTATATTCAATTACTTTAAGGATAGAGATAGCATTCAGGGAAGAAAAGAATTAACCTTGGAATATGAATATATTTATCAACAGATAGAATCCAGATACCAGGATATTTTTGTTTCATCTCTCCAGCTTAAGGTGGGTGAAAATAGAAGCTACAAGGTGAAGTATATCTCTGAGTTTCTTAAAGCCGTCAAGGAAAAAACATCTATAAAGTTTGGAAAATTATTTACCTACGACCCTTATGTTCATACTTTTAAAAAAGAAGACACGCCCATCATTGACCTTTTACTTGAAATATTGGATATAGACCAGGTTACTGCTTACACATCCTATAACAGCGCAGGTCGTAATATAATTGCTGGTTCCAAGATGTATTTGCCCCAATCTTATGCAAAAAGAGTCCTTGGGAATTTAATAAACAGAACTCTTAAGGTAACCATATTTAACCAATCTTTTGATAATGTTAAAGTCCTAAATGAACCCCTGCCCCTTAATTTTAACCTAAGAAAAGCAGAAGAGGGGCTTTTGCTGGAGCTTGACAATAAAAAAAATCTTATTTCTCTAACCACCGATGGGACGTTTTTTTTGTTTGATGAAAAAATTTACACCCTTACCCAGGAACAAAGCTCAAGCTTTCTGCCTTTTTACAGCGGCTATATACAAAATAGCGGAAAACCTATACTGGTTCCCATGGAATATCGGGAGAGGTTTGCTTCAGAGTCAATTTCTAGAATCAGGAAATTCGGAAATATTCTGATTGAGAAAGAGTTAGAGGCGGACCTCCACCAGGAACCTCTTCAAGTAAAAGTATTTCTGGATATGAAGGGAAAAGACATTACCGCCCGCCTGGATTATGTTTACGGCAGCCGTGTGATCAACCCCCTAAAAGAAGAACCAAACAACTCAGACCGTGAAATTTTGATCAGGGAAATAGAAAAAGAAAAAAAGGTGATGAGCTCTTTTAATAAAGCAGGTTTCGATATGCGGGAACATATGTTTTGTTTAGACGGAGAGAATGATAAAAAAGTCTATGATTTTGTGTATCATGCCCTTCCTGAAATACAAAAGGACAGCAGCATATTTTACAGCGAAACGTTTAAGCGGTTAAAGGTTAAAAATAATACTAGATTTAAAGGTAGGATGGGAATTAACAATTCATTTAACCTGTTGGAGTTTGAATTTCAATTGGAGGGGATAGACCAAGGGGAACTGCCTGATATTTATTCTTCTCTGCAGGAGAAGAAAACCTTTCACCGTCTAAAAGACGGCAGCTTCCTCCCCCTGGAATCTGAAGACTTGGACAAAATGGCAGAGGTCTTTCAGGGACTGCAGTTGAAAAAATCCGACCTGAAAAAGGAAACAATAACCCTACCCAAGCACCAGGCCTTATACCTGAATCATTTTGAACAGGAGGGGAAGTTAACTCTTTTTAAAAAAGACCAGGACTACAAGGAACTTATTCGAAGCATCAAAGACCCCGGACATCTGGATTTTAAGTTACCCGGCCCACTGGATAATGTCCTGCGGGACTATCAAAAGACCGGTTTTCAGTGGTTAAAAACTTTGGCTGTTCATGGTTTCGGGGGCATCCTGGCCGATGATATGGGATTGGGGAAAACGCTTCAGGCATTAGCTTTCATTTGTTCCGAAACTATTGCCAAACATGATCCTGTCTTAATTATAGCTCCCACCTCCTTGATCTTTAACTGGGAGGCAGAAATTAATAAATTTACCCCAGAACTGAAAGCAGCAGTTATTTCTGGAAACAAAAAAGAAAGAATTGAAGGATTAAAACAGGCGGAAAAATATCAAGTTATTATAACCTCTTACCCCCTGATTCGCAGGGACATTGATAGTTATAAGGAGATGAAATTTAGTTACTGCATCCTGGATGAAGCTCAAAACATAAAAAATCCCAATTCCCAGACGGCTCGTTCCACCAAATTGATACCTGCGGAAAATTTCCTGGCTCTGACAGGCACCCCCATGGAAAATTCCCTTACTGAACTTTGGTCTATTTTTGACTGTATTCTGCCGGGTTATTTGTACTCCTACCCGAGGTTTATGAAAAGGTACGCCGCCATTGCGGAACAGAATGAAAGCCACCCCTTCGGTGAAGAACTGTCCAGACGGGTGCAGCCCTTTATCCTGCGCCGCCTTAAAAAGGATGTACTAAAGGAGCTTCCCCCAAAAATAGAACGCCAGATGATATCGGAGCTGACCAAAGAACAGAAAAAATTATATCTGGTATACCTGGAAAAAATACGAAGCCAGGCCGCATCTGAACTTAAGAACCATGGTTTTGAAAAAAGCCGGATTAAGATTCTGGCGGGGTTAACCCGGCTTCGGCAGATCTACTGTCATCCTTCCCTGTTTTTAGATAACTACAAGGGGGACAGCGGAAAACTAATTCAATTGAAAGATTTATTGAAAGAAGTAAACGGGAGCGGACACCGGGTACTTTTGTTTTCACAATTTACAAGTATGCTGAAGATAATTCAAAAGGTGCTGGATAAAGAAAATTATTCCTACTTTTACCTGGATGGCTCTGTGAAATCCGGGGAACGAATGCGCATGGTTGAGGAATTTAATAAAGGCCAGACTGATATTTTTCTTATTTCCCTGAAAGCCGGCGGCACCGGCCTAAATCTCACCGGTGCGGATACTGTCATTCTTTACGACCTGTGGTGGAATCCTGCAGTGGAGGATCAGGCTGCAGACCGGGCTCACCGTATAGGTCAAAAAAATGTGGTACAGGTTATGAGAATGCTTTCCATGGGCACCATAGAAGAAAAGATATTCCAACTGCAGCAGAAGAAAAAAGAATTGATTGATAAGGTAATCCAGCCGGGAGAGACTTTTCTATCAGCCTTGAGCGAGCAGGAAATTAAAGGATTATTAGGTTTGTAA
- a CDS encoding metallophosphoesterase, whose product MVGLTFISYLFYEVNSIAVTKYVVPIKNLPLSFDGFTILHLTDLHSKEYGNNQKRLINLINQHEFDMVAITGDVIDKDNPAVMPTINLIRGLPQKPIFFVPGNHEWRTNYTIKEPLLAEGIQILENSNEKFIKGDNHLWIIGVDDPYLEKDDLDKALEGTHDSSPRLLLAHAPNIYSSAIHSNVDLVMAGHTHGGQVRLPFVGAIIAPGQGLFPKLDYGMFQSKATTMIINGGLGESVLPVRFNNRPEILLITLERKSE is encoded by the coding sequence ATGGTCGGTCTGACATTTATATCATACTTGTTCTACGAAGTGAACTCTATTGCTGTAACAAAATACGTTGTCCCTATAAAAAATTTACCTTTATCCTTTGACGGATTTACTATATTACATTTAACTGACCTTCATAGTAAGGAGTATGGCAATAACCAAAAACGTTTGATTAACTTAATTAATCAGCATGAATTTGATATGGTTGCAATTACCGGTGACGTAATAGATAAAGATAATCCGGCAGTAATGCCCACCATCAACTTAATACGAGGGCTGCCCCAAAAACCAATATTTTTTGTTCCCGGAAACCATGAGTGGCGGACCAACTATACAATTAAAGAGCCGCTTCTAGCAGAAGGGATACAAATATTAGAGAATTCAAATGAAAAATTTATAAAAGGCGATAATCACCTCTGGATTATAGGTGTAGATGATCCCTACTTGGAGAAGGATGATTTAGATAAAGCCCTGGAAGGAACCCATGATTCTTCGCCAAGATTACTGTTAGCCCATGCGCCCAATATTTATTCATCAGCAATTCACTCAAATGTTGACTTAGTAATGGCAGGCCATACCCATGGTGGTCAGGTTCGACTACCGTTTGTTGGAGCAATTATTGCACCAGGGCAAGGATTATTCCCAAAGTTAGATTACGGAATGTTCCAATCAAAGGCCACCACCATGATAATAAATGGTGGCCTGGGAGAAAGCGTATTGCCTGTCAGATTTAATAATCGTCCCGAGATTTTACTGATAACTTTAGAGAGGAAAAGTGAATGA
- a CDS encoding LolA family protein, which translates to MKSMKRPIMIVLMLILVSIMVIGCGEKSQQEVGEDAVGKPEQSIGEDKQEANGTGDPETLEEIFNSMQDPAEVYYEMTMTGAGMENYFSKVWIKGEKVRTEGEMDWHKYIIIDDEDHYYTLDPEEKTALKMTHNWDDEMEEGFTADEFMEDMDLEGLEYLGKEKYNGVMCYVILDKDDYVTMKIWIHGDYGIPMKIESTGDDPEDHFTMEVKNLKVGGISDDLFVVPADYEIFEMNY; encoded by the coding sequence GTGAAAAGCATGAAAAGACCAATAATGATCGTTTTAATGCTTATCTTAGTATCCATCATGGTTATAGGATGTGGAGAGAAAAGTCAGCAGGAGGTAGGAGAGGATGCTGTTGGCAAGCCGGAGCAGTCAATCGGTGAGGATAAACAGGAAGCCAATGGAACAGGGGATCCGGAGACTTTAGAAGAAATCTTCAATTCCATGCAGGATCCGGCAGAGGTGTATTATGAAATGACTATGACCGGTGCTGGAATGGAAAATTATTTTTCCAAAGTTTGGATTAAAGGAGAGAAGGTACGTACTGAAGGTGAAATGGATTGGCACAAGTACATTATAATTGATGATGAGGACCATTATTATACCTTAGACCCGGAGGAAAAAACTGCCCTTAAAATGACACATAATTGGGATGATGAAATGGAAGAAGGGTTTACCGCAGATGAGTTTATGGAAGATATGGACTTAGAGGGGTTGGAATATCTGGGAAAAGAAAAATACAATGGGGTCATGTGTTATGTGATCTTGGATAAAGATGATTATGTCACTATGAAAATTTGGATTCATGGGGATTATGGCATTCCAATGAAAATCGAAAGTACCGGTGATGATCCCGAAGATCATTTTACTATGGAAGTAAAAAATCTTAAAGTCGGTGGAATTTCTGATGACCTGTTTGTGGTACCTGCAGATTACGAAATTTTTGAAATGAACTATTAG
- a CDS encoding biotin transporter BioY, with product MMLTTKDITFTAVFTAAACMVGLALKIVPVALIPFSLLPLVAMLAGGFLGSRLGALSMTIYMVLGLVGLPVFSVAPFGGLSYIFQPSFGFVPGYIACAFLAGKILENKREPNLYHCSAAMLAGLSALYIVGLIYLYLILNLYVGTATNFAEILMIGFLPFILFDLIKAALAVSLTQTIIKRINILPVQKHR from the coding sequence ATGATGTTAACTACCAAAGATATTACTTTTACCGCTGTTTTTACTGCCGCTGCCTGCATGGTGGGCCTTGCATTGAAAATCGTTCCCGTGGCCTTAATCCCTTTTAGCCTTCTTCCGCTGGTAGCCATGCTGGCCGGAGGGTTTTTAGGCAGCAGATTGGGGGCTTTGAGCATGACCATATATATGGTTCTGGGATTAGTAGGCCTCCCTGTCTTTTCAGTTGCACCTTTTGGCGGCCTATCCTATATCTTCCAGCCCTCCTTCGGTTTTGTGCCGGGCTATATTGCTTGCGCCTTTCTGGCAGGTAAAATCCTGGAAAACAAAAGAGAACCCAACCTTTACCACTGCTCTGCCGCAATGCTGGCCGGGTTAAGTGCACTATATATTGTCGGGCTAATTTACCTGTACTTGATTTTAAACCTGTATGTAGGAACAGCAACAAACTTTGCTGAGATTTTAATGATAGGTTTTCTTCCCTTTATTCTCTTTGATCTGATAAAAGCTGCCTTGGCCGTCAGCCTTACCCAAACTATTATTAAAAGAATAAATATACTGCCGGTACAAAAGCATAGATAA
- a CDS encoding DUF4342 domain-containing protein, with product MTIIKEREVIIMVTLEQVEKLRERAGISYEESKKALEETNGDLLEAVINLEKQNRIQAPKSGGYYHSKEEKQETEDNGSSRVSEVQSKKTNRCSFGETMGNFFQWCGEVLHKGNTNSLEVVKDGQNVMVVSLTVFALFLIFAFWLVLPLIIIGLIFRYRFKFKGPDLGKTEVNRAMDNVSDATVRAVDTVVDAAKNFSKDINKNKGENKDGENSDH from the coding sequence ATGACCATAATAAAAGAAAGGGAGGTTATCATAATGGTTACTTTGGAACAAGTTGAGAAGTTACGTGAACGTGCCGGCATTTCTTATGAGGAGTCAAAAAAAGCCCTGGAAGAAACAAACGGCGATCTTTTGGAAGCGGTCATCAATCTGGAAAAGCAGAACCGTATTCAGGCCCCCAAATCAGGCGGGTATTATCATTCCAAAGAGGAAAAACAGGAAACGGAGGACAACGGCAGCAGCAGAGTATCAGAGGTGCAATCTAAGAAAACCAACCGCTGCTCCTTTGGTGAAACAATGGGAAACTTTTTTCAGTGGTGTGGAGAAGTGCTTCACAAAGGGAATACCAACAGCCTTGAGGTGGTGAAGGACGGCCAAAATGTGATGGTGGTTTCATTGACAGTGTTTGCATTATTTCTAATCTTTGCCTTTTGGCTGGTGCTCCCCCTCATTATTATTGGCCTCATTTTCCGGTACAGGTTCAAGTTTAAAGGCCCTGACCTTGGAAAAACAGAAGTAAACCGGGCCATGGATAATGTTTCCGATGCCACTGTTCGTGCTGTGGATACTGTAGTTGACGCGGCCAAGAATTTCTCAAAAGATATCAACAAAAATAAGGGTGAAAATAAAGATGGAGAGAATTCTGATCATTGA
- a CDS encoding response regulator transcription factor: protein MERILIIEDEEKIARFVELELGFEGYEVEKALDGRDGLAFAKARSFDLILLDVMLPGINGIEVLRRIRQFSEVPVILLTARDEVVDKVSGLDSGADDYITKPFAIEELLARIRVSLRKKTGTGKVSPTTVLEAGMLRLDPERREIRVGAQLLELTKREFDLLQCLLENKNIVMKREVLLDRIWGYDFGGGTNAVDVYIRYLRSKIEEPFELKLIHTVRGVGYVIKDE, encoded by the coding sequence ATGGAGAGAATTCTGATCATTGAGGACGAAGAGAAAATTGCCCGGTTTGTGGAACTGGAGCTGGGGTTTGAAGGGTACGAAGTAGAAAAAGCCCTGGATGGAAGGGACGGCTTAGCCTTTGCTAAAGCTCGTTCCTTCGACCTGATTCTGCTGGATGTTATGCTGCCAGGCATAAATGGGATTGAGGTACTTCGGAGAATTCGCCAGTTTTCTGAAGTGCCGGTGATTTTGTTGACTGCCCGGGATGAAGTGGTTGACAAGGTTTCGGGACTGGACAGTGGTGCAGACGACTATATAACTAAGCCCTTTGCTATTGAAGAACTGCTGGCCAGAATCAGGGTGTCACTTAGAAAAAAAACTGGCACCGGCAAAGTATCTCCTACCACTGTTTTGGAGGCCGGAATGCTGCGGCTTGACCCGGAACGCCGGGAGATTAGGGTAGGAGCCCAGCTGCTGGAACTGACCAAGAGGGAGTTTGACCTGCTGCAGTGTCTTTTGGAGAACAAAAATATTGTGATGAAACGGGAAGTGTTGTTGGATCGTATATGGGGTTATGATTTTGGAGGAGGAACCAATGCCGTGGATGTGTATATTCGCTATCTCCGTTCAAAAATCGAGGAACCCTTTGAGCTGAAGCTGATTCATACGGTACGGGGAGTGGGATATGTGATTAAGGATGAATGA